A portion of the Stigmatella aurantiaca DW4/3-1 genome contains these proteins:
- a CDS encoding serine/threonine-protein kinase — protein MDTAPPENLPPGTVVGPWRLTCGAGRGAYGAVYRAEKVGQEAAGPVALKLSLHSREGRFEREAEVLSRLRHPGIPRLFDRGEWVGGPWRVAYPYLVMDWVQGRPLYGWARAQTLSSHQVLGLLAQLSRALQAVHEAHCLHRDVKGDNVLVKPDGGVVLLDFGCGTYPEAAPLTVGPLAPGTWPYRSPQALRHPWVHHRDGAPYEAGPHDDVYALGVTAYRLVTGVYPPPGTDLEARRGKRRGLRPLRQPAHSLAPWVTPGLSALIERMLEETPEARGSARELAEALEAEAARARPRGGGSPQSSEAVRPAPAVLPELPGRRAPVWAALAAAGVTFMVTRHLPEASLQGFTGMGPTATGTVGLAHALVTAESLAAPARFDGSEWSGKFLALEIPKRPFAGQRRPPCNRPATEIRGGCWVNVPGPCPKDGYEWDGKCFLPVAAPSRPDTSNYP, from the coding sequence ATGGACACAGCCCCTCCGGAAAACCTTCCCCCTGGCACTGTCGTGGGCCCCTGGCGTCTGACATGCGGTGCTGGCAGAGGGGCCTACGGCGCTGTCTACCGGGCCGAGAAGGTGGGGCAGGAGGCAGCGGGGCCGGTGGCTCTCAAGTTGTCCCTGCACTCTCGCGAAGGACGCTTCGAGCGCGAAGCAGAGGTGCTGTCTCGGCTTCGTCACCCAGGGATTCCTCGGTTGTTCGACCGGGGGGAGTGGGTCGGAGGCCCTTGGAGGGTGGCTTACCCCTATCTCGTCATGGATTGGGTGCAGGGGCGCCCCCTCTATGGGTGGGCCCGGGCGCAAACCCTCAGCTCACACCAGGTGCTCGGTCTCTTGGCGCAGCTCAGCCGTGCCCTTCAGGCGGTCCACGAGGCGCACTGCCTGCACCGGGACGTCAAGGGGGACAATGTCCTCGTCAAGCCGGACGGAGGGGTTGTCCTGTTGGACTTTGGCTGCGGGACGTACCCGGAGGCCGCTCCTCTCACGGTCGGGCCTTTGGCTCCAGGGACATGGCCTTATCGGAGCCCCCAAGCCCTTCGCCACCCGTGGGTGCATCATCGCGATGGGGCGCCTTATGAGGCGGGGCCGCACGACGATGTGTATGCCCTGGGCGTCACCGCCTACCGCCTGGTCACCGGGGTGTACCCTCCGCCGGGAACGGATCTGGAAGCGAGGCGGGGAAAGCGCCGGGGCCTCCGGCCCCTCCGGCAACCGGCCCACAGCCTTGCTCCTTGGGTGACGCCAGGGCTCTCGGCCCTCATTGAACGGATGTTGGAGGAGACACCCGAGGCACGAGGCAGCGCACGCGAGTTGGCGGAGGCGCTGGAGGCCGAGGCCGCCCGAGCGCGTCCGAGGGGAGGGGGTTCTCCGCAGTCCTCCGAGGCCGTCCGTCCTGCGCCCGCCGTGCTTCCGGAGCTGCCCGGCAGGCGCGCTCCCGTGTGGGCCGCGCTGGCTGCGGCGGGCGTGACGTTCATGGTGACGCGCCACTTACCCGAGGCGTCTCTTCAGGGCTTCACGGGCATGGGGCCAACGGCGACGGGAACGGTGGGGTTGGCCCATGCGCTGGTGACAGCGGAATCGCTGGCCGCACCGGCTCGCTTCGACGGGAGCGAGTGGTCCGGAAAGTTCCTGGCATTGGAAATACCCAAGCGCCCCTTCGCTGGGCAGAGGCGTCCACCCTGCAATCGCCCGGCGACGGAGATCCGGGGCGGGTGCTGGGTGAATGTGCCGGGGCCTTGTCCGAAGGATGGCTACGAGTGGGACGGGAAGTGTTTCCTGCCCGTGGCGGCCCCGTCTCGTCCCGATACGTCAAACTATCCTTGA
- a CDS encoding succinate dehydrogenase — MSTEAAALPRKTPLFQSRLGSFLAVVPLSFWVVNHLWDNLAAFSGAEAWEKAVTGRQDPFTQALTFFFVLAPLFMHAGWGVVRLFTFRPNNLAYNNYGNLKYILQRITAVGAFFFIGAHMWLAFLRPRVTHGGTEPFSDIAREMHYHGPTLIVYLLGTLGVAYHLANGLQNFGMAWGIFASERSMRRFEPFVIIIFLVLLAMSWGILYALYQAGAAYGPA, encoded by the coding sequence ATGAGCACCGAAGCCGCAGCCCTGCCTCGCAAGACACCGCTCTTCCAATCCCGCCTGGGCTCGTTCCTCGCGGTGGTTCCCCTGTCGTTCTGGGTCGTCAACCACCTGTGGGACAACCTGGCCGCCTTCAGCGGTGCCGAAGCCTGGGAGAAGGCGGTGACGGGACGGCAGGATCCCTTCACGCAGGCCCTGACCTTCTTCTTCGTGCTGGCGCCGTTGTTCATGCACGCCGGGTGGGGCGTCGTCCGGCTGTTTACTTTCCGGCCCAACAATCTGGCCTACAACAACTACGGCAACCTCAAGTACATCCTCCAGCGCATCACGGCCGTGGGCGCGTTCTTCTTCATCGGCGCCCACATGTGGCTGGCCTTCCTGCGCCCCCGCGTCACGCACGGCGGCACCGAGCCCTTCTCGGACATCGCCCGGGAGATGCACTACCACGGCCCCACCCTCATCGTGTACCTGCTGGGCACGCTGGGCGTGGCCTACCACCTGGCCAACGGCCTCCAGAACTTCGGCATGGCCTGGGGCATCTTCGCCAGCGAGCGCTCCATGCGCCGCTTCGAGCCCTTCGTCATCATCATCTTCCTGGTCCTGCTCGCCATGTCCTGGGGCATCCTCTACGCCCTCTACCAGGCCGGCGCCGCGTACGGCCCCGCCTAA
- a CDS encoding Hsp33 family molecular chaperone HslO, whose amino-acid sequence MADELVSALLKDLDLRVVLALTSGLSRQARATHKSEPASAALLSQGLTAAALMGALQKSEARINIQLECDGPLRGFFVDGDSSGLVRGYSKNPYVAHVGAEGRYRWRPVLGNKGYISVLRDIGNGEYYRSSVELEHFDFTEDLERYFAISDQVATQLLLEQLPRTVQGAAEPLGTVAGLILQPLPNGDREAFQAIGGQLKQRFHAVLEAHGEEGATAVLKALLPEQKALEIMSRYPLSFGCSCSRDRVKRALLAMGREELMDLLEKEGQAEATCQFCTTHYVIPGPEIRELLTAAAN is encoded by the coding sequence ATGGCCGATGAACTCGTCAGTGCCCTGCTGAAGGATTTGGATCTCCGGGTGGTGCTCGCCCTCACCTCGGGGTTGTCGCGCCAGGCCCGTGCCACCCACAAGAGCGAGCCCGCTTCGGCCGCGCTGCTGTCCCAGGGGCTCACGGCGGCGGCGCTGATGGGCGCGCTGCAGAAGAGCGAGGCGCGCATCAACATCCAGCTCGAGTGTGACGGGCCGCTGCGGGGCTTCTTCGTGGATGGGGACTCCTCCGGGCTGGTGCGGGGCTACTCGAAGAACCCCTATGTGGCCCACGTGGGCGCCGAGGGCCGGTACCGCTGGCGCCCGGTGCTCGGCAACAAGGGCTACATCTCCGTGCTGCGCGACATTGGAAATGGGGAGTACTACCGCTCGTCGGTGGAGCTGGAGCACTTCGACTTCACCGAGGATCTGGAGCGGTACTTCGCCATCTCGGACCAGGTGGCCACGCAGCTCCTGCTGGAGCAGCTCCCCCGGACGGTGCAGGGCGCCGCCGAGCCCCTGGGCACGGTCGCGGGTTTGATTCTCCAACCTTTGCCCAACGGAGACCGGGAGGCCTTCCAGGCCATTGGCGGGCAGCTCAAGCAGCGGTTCCATGCGGTGCTGGAGGCCCATGGCGAGGAGGGGGCCACGGCGGTGCTCAAGGCCTTGCTGCCCGAGCAGAAAGCGCTGGAGATCATGTCCCGCTATCCCCTGAGCTTCGGCTGCTCGTGCAGCCGGGACCGGGTGAAGCGCGCCCTGCTGGCCATGGGCCGGGAGGAACTGATGGATCTGCTGGAAAAGGAGGGGCAGGCGGAGGCGACGTGCCAGTTTTGTACGACGCATTACGTTATCCCCGGTCCGGAGATCCGCGAATTGCTGACGGCCGCCGCGAACTGA
- a CDS encoding phosphoribosyltransferase, giving the protein MATKRAAPKTTAKRASQPSKQKVEKLVSIPEDVVLAPQVEAPRQPAGRDLSRQRSAVQELSWMDFDRAVQQLAQAIRTAYAPQALVGVAHGGVFVGGALANALGCEFFPVRISRRSRDRKEGAKPQMFGEMPRELKGLRVLIVDDVASSGDTLVLASTLARKVGAREVMTAALVSRPGGYTPSFCSLTTSEVVVFPWDYEPTMAGSPAAGDDIDPDKAGA; this is encoded by the coding sequence GTGGCAACGAAGCGGGCAGCTCCCAAGACGACGGCCAAGCGTGCGAGCCAGCCGTCCAAGCAGAAGGTCGAGAAGCTCGTCTCCATCCCGGAGGATGTGGTCCTGGCCCCGCAGGTCGAGGCTCCCCGGCAGCCGGCGGGCAGGGACTTGTCCCGCCAGCGCTCGGCCGTGCAGGAACTGTCGTGGATGGACTTTGATCGGGCCGTGCAGCAGTTGGCACAGGCCATCCGCACGGCCTACGCGCCCCAGGCGCTCGTGGGCGTGGCCCACGGCGGCGTGTTCGTGGGCGGGGCGTTGGCCAACGCGCTGGGCTGCGAGTTCTTCCCCGTGCGCATCAGCCGCCGGAGCCGGGACCGGAAGGAGGGGGCCAAGCCGCAGATGTTTGGGGAGATGCCGCGCGAGCTGAAGGGGCTTCGGGTCCTCATCGTGGACGATGTGGCCTCCAGCGGGGACACGCTGGTGCTGGCCTCCACACTGGCCCGCAAGGTGGGGGCCCGCGAGGTGATGACGGCCGCCCTGGTGTCACGGCCGGGAGGGTATACGCCCAGCTTCTGTTCGCTGACGACCTCCGAGGTGGTCGTCTTTCCCTGGGACTATGAGCCCACGATGGCGGGCTCCCCCGCCGCTGGCGACGACATCGACCCGGACAAGGCAGGGGCGTAG
- the selB gene encoding selenocysteine-specific translation elongation factor, whose protein sequence is MIIGTAGHIDHGKTSLVKALTGIDTDRLKEEKRRGITLELGFAHLALEGGAVAGVVDVPGHERFIKAMAAGAGGVDLAVLVVAADEGVMPQTREHLDICRLLGVRAGVIALTKADLLADLGEGWLALVKADLVALTVGTFLEGAPVVPCSSRTGEGLAELRSCLSRAARELPPRPVEGPAFLPVDRVFTLKGFGTVVTGTLLSGTLGEEESASLLPGRPGPYRVRSLQVHGAPMKRVLAGQRTAVNLAGVEAGQLERGMVLVRAGEVPETRMLDVELSLLPAVASALPRRRKLLLHLGTAQVEATVALLDQERLEPGATGLAQLRLAAPVAALVGQRFILRGSRALPGRGATVAGGRVLSIAPPRRRKGASAVVAQLVGADVGGQVAWLLRQAGYRGLTQAELFGRAALPPKTLARALERLGSQGAAWLVDRDKRLYLAGDVFEALQRRTVAMLAAFHEREPMREGLSREELRQRLSPELDPRIFHKVTQALVEQGKAELDKDVVRLQGRGRVLTLADEGARARLAAELSQAALAPPTFAELSQKLQLLPARLQELLRVMVAEGLLVRVTEELHFEAEALVGLRGRLVAYLRENKEISTQAFKDMVGQSRKFVIPLSEYFDRERVTLRVGEKRVLRRG, encoded by the coding sequence ATGATCATCGGGACGGCGGGGCACATCGACCACGGCAAGACGTCCCTGGTGAAAGCCCTGACGGGCATCGATACAGACCGGCTCAAAGAGGAGAAGCGCCGCGGCATCACCCTGGAGCTGGGCTTTGCCCACCTGGCGCTGGAGGGCGGCGCCGTCGCGGGGGTGGTGGATGTGCCCGGCCACGAGCGCTTCATCAAGGCGATGGCCGCGGGCGCCGGGGGCGTGGACTTGGCGGTGCTGGTGGTGGCCGCGGACGAGGGCGTCATGCCCCAGACGCGCGAGCACCTGGACATCTGCCGCCTGCTGGGCGTGAGGGCCGGTGTCATTGCCCTCACCAAGGCGGACCTGCTGGCGGACCTTGGTGAGGGGTGGCTCGCGCTGGTGAAGGCGGATCTGGTGGCGCTCACCGTGGGGACGTTCCTGGAGGGAGCCCCCGTGGTGCCGTGCTCCTCCCGGACGGGCGAGGGGTTGGCGGAGCTGCGGTCCTGCCTCTCCCGGGCGGCCCGGGAGCTGCCCCCGCGTCCGGTGGAGGGCCCCGCGTTCCTGCCGGTGGACCGGGTCTTCACCCTCAAGGGTTTTGGCACGGTGGTGACGGGCACGCTGCTGTCGGGGACGCTGGGGGAGGAGGAGAGCGCTTCGCTGTTGCCGGGCCGGCCGGGCCCCTATCGCGTGCGGAGCCTCCAGGTGCATGGCGCGCCCATGAAGCGGGTGCTCGCGGGCCAGCGCACGGCGGTGAACCTCGCCGGGGTGGAGGCGGGGCAGCTCGAGCGCGGCATGGTGCTGGTGCGCGCCGGGGAGGTGCCCGAGACGCGGATGCTGGATGTGGAGCTGAGCCTGCTGCCCGCCGTGGCGTCCGCCTTGCCCCGCCGCCGCAAGCTGCTCCTGCACCTGGGCACCGCGCAGGTGGAAGCCACGGTGGCCCTGCTGGATCAGGAGCGCCTGGAGCCTGGCGCGACGGGACTGGCCCAGCTGCGTCTGGCCGCGCCCGTGGCCGCGCTGGTGGGGCAGCGCTTCATTCTTCGCGGATCCCGGGCGCTTCCAGGCCGGGGGGCGACGGTGGCCGGCGGGCGTGTGCTCTCCATTGCCCCACCTCGCCGCCGCAAGGGGGCTTCCGCCGTGGTGGCGCAGTTGGTGGGGGCCGACGTGGGCGGGCAGGTGGCGTGGCTGTTGCGGCAGGCGGGGTACCGGGGGCTGACCCAGGCGGAGTTGTTCGGCCGCGCGGCCTTGCCGCCGAAGACCCTCGCCCGGGCCCTGGAGCGGCTGGGAAGCCAGGGGGCGGCGTGGCTGGTGGATCGGGACAAGCGGCTCTACCTCGCGGGGGACGTGTTCGAGGCCCTTCAGCGGCGCACGGTGGCGATGCTGGCCGCCTTTCACGAGCGCGAGCCCATGCGGGAGGGACTCTCCCGGGAGGAGCTGCGCCAGCGGTTGTCCCCGGAGCTGGATCCCCGGATCTTTCACAAGGTGACCCAGGCCTTGGTGGAGCAGGGCAAGGCCGAGCTGGACAAGGACGTGGTCCGGCTCCAGGGGAGGGGCCGGGTGCTCACCTTGGCGGACGAGGGGGCGCGTGCCCGCCTGGCGGCGGAGCTGTCTCAAGCGGCGCTTGCGCCTCCGACCTTCGCCGAGCTGTCCCAGAAACTCCAGCTTCTCCCGGCTCGGTTGCAGGAGTTACTCCGGGTGATGGTGGCCGAGGGACTTCTGGTGCGTGTGACAGAGGAGCTACACTTCGAGGCAGAAGCACTGGTCGGGCTTCGCGGGCGGCTGGTGGCATATCTGCGAGAGAACAAGGAGATCTCCACGCAGGCCTTCAAGGACATGGTCGGTCAGAGCCGCAAGTTCGTCATTCCGCTTTCGGAGTACTTCGACCGGGAGCGGGTCACGCTGAGGGTGGGTGAGAAGCGAGTGCTGCGGCGAGGATGA
- a CDS encoding ATP-binding protein — protein MSTKRYSPAELRALIETFENPMVVLREHSLWLVNEAYLRMLGLPREKVEGESALRFISPHERSLLSAALQRLVEGGPIPTASVRHLVPAAGGRMLKMAIQPQRVALEDGAQGWLLNLIPLTDLPPLLGVAERLMERSARLVTARSEQAVRQATLEVLASAGFLARFLSREGECLFSSGGKPLPEDEVLVKEALSQGHPVFGGMGPDASFHVYVPLGDARQEVLWVEGSELALTHGSVMMLFAKMVGAALSEARLQAESARGKWEMEALAEVARFVARVEPPSAEAFLERLQGLLSAEVVLLHVREEPGTPPVPIACVGLPAVAPAVNAARLGQVLSEAVLGSEPGVLSGEDEGRALKEASGGKLGCGASVRLTRGGQVYGSLQVLRAPDRPFQREDLRLLGTVAELLVTLLEQHRLRAESARQLSETRLLLDLARTTSAVLDTASILDSASDFLVRLLGVSNCAILLYDDQAKVLRGAAASAAHRDFFRGVTIPITSDDLTARAARERRSLAVEDVEKAAGEGIPEFVRALGEKALLALPLTSREELIGVVLVDDTRGPRLFGPSLIELAEATCGQLSMAIANARLYESLWASYAELAATRAEMVKRERFAALGELSAIVAHEVRNPLGVIFNAVASLRRLMPSKGDAAMLLDILAEESDRLNRIVGDLLDYTRPRDPILHPEDLGRVIQDALEAARLQGGPGGQGVSVQIHVEPSIPPVPMDRRLIRQALVNIIVNAIHAMPHGGVVRVNARREPHAGRDFLRIDVTDQGMGIPAELLHRVFEPFFTTKAQGTGLGLAVVKRILEEHRGEIAVEGAQGQGTTFTLRLPFQPPTLP, from the coding sequence ATGAGCACGAAGCGTTACAGCCCGGCGGAACTGCGCGCCCTGATCGAAACCTTCGAGAATCCGATGGTGGTGCTGCGCGAGCATTCGCTGTGGCTGGTGAACGAGGCCTATCTGCGCATGCTGGGGTTGCCGCGCGAGAAGGTCGAGGGCGAGTCCGCCCTGCGGTTCATCAGTCCGCATGAGCGCAGCCTGCTGTCCGCCGCCCTCCAGCGGCTCGTCGAGGGGGGGCCGATTCCCACCGCCTCCGTCCGGCACCTCGTCCCCGCCGCCGGGGGCAGGATGCTCAAGATGGCCATCCAGCCTCAGCGGGTGGCGCTGGAGGATGGCGCCCAGGGCTGGCTGCTCAACCTCATTCCCCTGACGGATTTGCCCCCGCTGTTGGGTGTCGCCGAGCGGTTGATGGAGCGCTCGGCCCGGCTGGTGACGGCGCGCTCGGAGCAGGCGGTGCGCCAGGCGACGTTGGAGGTGTTGGCTTCGGCGGGCTTCCTCGCGCGGTTCCTCTCGCGGGAAGGCGAGTGCCTGTTTTCGAGCGGGGGCAAGCCGCTGCCAGAGGATGAGGTGCTGGTGAAGGAGGCGCTCTCCCAGGGCCATCCGGTCTTCGGAGGGATGGGCCCTGATGCCTCGTTTCATGTCTACGTTCCCCTGGGGGATGCGCGCCAGGAGGTGTTGTGGGTCGAGGGTTCGGAGCTGGCCCTGACACACGGCTCCGTGATGATGCTCTTCGCCAAGATGGTGGGCGCGGCGCTCTCCGAGGCGCGCCTTCAAGCCGAGAGCGCGCGGGGCAAGTGGGAGATGGAGGCCTTGGCGGAAGTGGCGCGCTTCGTGGCGCGGGTGGAGCCGCCCAGCGCCGAGGCGTTCCTCGAGCGTCTCCAGGGGTTGCTCTCCGCCGAGGTGGTCCTGCTGCATGTCCGGGAGGAGCCGGGCACGCCGCCGGTTCCCATCGCCTGCGTGGGGCTGCCGGCGGTGGCCCCGGCGGTGAATGCGGCCCGCCTGGGCCAGGTGTTGAGCGAGGCGGTGCTGGGCAGTGAGCCGGGCGTCTTGTCGGGCGAGGACGAGGGCCGTGCCCTGAAGGAGGCGTCCGGTGGGAAGTTGGGCTGTGGCGCCTCGGTGCGCCTCACCCGGGGCGGGCAGGTGTACGGCTCGCTCCAGGTGCTGCGTGCGCCCGATCGCCCCTTCCAGCGCGAGGATTTGCGGCTGCTGGGGACGGTGGCGGAGCTGCTGGTGACGTTGCTGGAGCAGCACCGCCTGCGCGCCGAGTCCGCGCGGCAGCTCTCCGAGACGCGCCTGCTGCTGGACCTGGCGCGCACCACCTCGGCTGTCCTCGATACCGCCAGCATCCTGGACTCGGCGTCGGACTTCCTCGTCCGGCTGCTGGGCGTGTCCAACTGCGCCATCTTGCTCTATGACGATCAGGCCAAGGTGCTGCGGGGCGCCGCCGCCTCCGCCGCCCACCGGGACTTCTTCCGCGGGGTGACCATCCCGATCACCAGCGATGACCTGACGGCGCGGGCCGCCCGCGAGCGCCGGTCGCTCGCGGTGGAGGATGTGGAGAAGGCGGCGGGGGAGGGCATTCCCGAGTTCGTCCGGGCCTTGGGGGAGAAGGCCTTGCTGGCCTTGCCGCTCACCTCGCGCGAGGAGCTCATCGGCGTGGTGTTGGTGGACGACACCCGGGGGCCGCGCCTCTTTGGCCCTTCGCTCATCGAGCTGGCGGAAGCCACCTGTGGGCAGCTCTCCATGGCCATCGCCAATGCGCGGCTCTACGAGTCGCTCTGGGCCTCGTACGCGGAGCTGGCGGCAACGCGCGCGGAGATGGTCAAGCGTGAGCGGTTCGCGGCCCTGGGCGAGCTGTCCGCCATCGTTGCCCACGAGGTGCGCAATCCCCTGGGGGTCATCTTCAACGCCGTGGCCTCGCTGCGCCGGCTGATGCCCTCCAAGGGGGACGCGGCCATGTTGCTGGACATCCTGGCGGAGGAGAGCGATCGGCTCAACCGCATCGTGGGAGACCTGCTGGACTACACCCGGCCCCGCGACCCCATCCTCCACCCGGAGGACTTGGGCCGCGTGATTCAGGATGCGCTGGAAGCGGCCCGGCTCCAGGGCGGTCCGGGCGGCCAGGGGGTCTCCGTGCAGATCCATGTCGAGCCCTCCATTCCTCCGGTGCCCATGGACCGGCGGCTCATCCGCCAGGCGCTCGTCAACATCATCGTCAACGCCATTCACGCCATGCCGCATGGGGGCGTGGTGCGGGTCAACGCCCGCCGTGAGCCCCACGCGGGGCGCGATTTCCTGCGAATCGATGTGACGGACCAGGGCATGGGCATTCCCGCCGAGCTGCTCCACCGTGTTTTCGAGCCCTTTTTCACCACCAAGGCCCAGGGCACAGGCCTCGGTCTGGCGGTGGTGAAACGCATCCTGGAGGAGCACCGCGGCGAGATTGCCGTGGAAGGCGCCCAGGGCCAGGGCACCACCTTCACCCTCCGGCTTCCCTTCCAACCCCCGACGCTCCCGTGA
- a CDS encoding sigma-54-dependent transcriptional regulator produces the protein MNDASPPPLRGRILVVDDQRNMRATTALLLRAAGHTVSEAATGEEALGLLAGGGVDLLLTDLKMEPMDGLTLLKRALEVAPRLQVILMTAFGSIESAVEAMRLGAYDYVTKPFKESEVRYRVERALERAGLLSAVNMFSGEFNQRHGLSALVGSSPAMLELKTRLVRVAQSDATVLIQGESGTGKELVARALHAQSRRSTKPFVPVNCAAISETLLESELFGHAKGAFTGAVKARRGLFEEADGGTLFIDEVTETSPAFQSKLLRTLQEGEVRRVGESTSLRVDVRTAAATNRDIELEVQEKRFRQDLYYRLNVVTLRVPPLRERLEDVPALAKHFLERANARSPRLRQLSDSAVAHLMGYAFPGNVRELENLIEQAAALAEGDELQAEDFPIRPQTRRAPAMGGGSPSLMEAPGTRIPTLAETVDDAERRAIAQALDRNGADLAQVAEELGISSTTLWRKMKRLNLRPPGDVARE, from the coding sequence GTGAACGACGCCAGCCCTCCTCCTCTTCGTGGACGTATCCTCGTGGTGGATGACCAGCGCAACATGCGCGCCACCACCGCGCTGCTTCTCCGGGCCGCAGGCCACACCGTGTCCGAGGCGGCCACCGGTGAGGAGGCGCTGGGCCTGCTGGCCGGCGGCGGCGTGGACCTGCTCCTGACCGACCTCAAGATGGAGCCCATGGATGGGCTCACGCTGCTCAAGCGGGCCTTGGAGGTGGCGCCCCGGCTGCAAGTCATCTTGATGACGGCCTTCGGCTCCATCGAGAGTGCCGTGGAGGCCATGCGGCTGGGGGCGTACGACTATGTGACGAAGCCCTTCAAGGAGAGCGAGGTTCGCTACCGCGTGGAGCGTGCCCTGGAGCGGGCGGGGCTGCTGTCCGCGGTGAACATGTTCTCCGGCGAGTTCAACCAGCGCCATGGCCTGTCCGCGCTGGTGGGCAGCAGCCCGGCGATGCTGGAGCTGAAGACGCGGCTGGTGCGCGTGGCGCAGAGCGACGCCACCGTCCTCATCCAGGGCGAGAGCGGCACCGGCAAGGAGCTGGTGGCCCGGGCGCTGCACGCCCAGAGCCGCCGCAGCACGAAGCCCTTCGTCCCCGTCAACTGCGCCGCCATCTCGGAGACGCTGCTGGAGAGCGAGCTGTTCGGCCACGCCAAGGGGGCGTTCACCGGCGCGGTGAAGGCCCGGCGCGGCCTGTTCGAGGAGGCGGATGGTGGCACCCTCTTCATCGACGAGGTGACGGAGACGAGCCCTGCCTTCCAGTCCAAGCTGCTGCGCACGCTCCAGGAGGGCGAGGTGCGGCGGGTGGGTGAGTCCACCTCGCTGCGGGTCGATGTGCGCACTGCGGCCGCCACCAACCGCGACATCGAGTTGGAGGTGCAAGAGAAGCGCTTCCGGCAGGACCTGTACTACCGGCTCAACGTGGTGACGCTGCGGGTTCCGCCCCTGCGCGAGCGGCTGGAGGATGTGCCCGCGCTCGCCAAGCACTTCCTGGAGCGCGCCAACGCCCGGAGTCCCCGGCTCCGGCAGCTCTCGGACTCGGCGGTGGCGCACCTGATGGGCTACGCGTTTCCAGGCAATGTCCGCGAGTTGGAGAACCTCATCGAGCAGGCCGCCGCCCTGGCCGAGGGCGATGAGCTTCAGGCCGAGGATTTTCCGATCCGGCCGCAAACCCGGCGCGCGCCCGCGATGGGCGGTGGCAGCCCTTCCCTCATGGAGGCGCCCGGGACGCGGATTCCCACCCTGGCCGAGACGGTCGACGACGCGGAGCGGCGCGCCATTGCCCAGGCCCTGGACCGCAACGGGGCAGATCTGGCCCAGGTCGCCGAGGAGCTGGGCATCTCGTCCACCACCCTGTGGCGCAAGATGAAGCGGCTCAACCTCCGGCCACCCGGGGATGTCGCCCGGGAGTGA